ATCGTCACCATGAATAAGCATTATCGGCCTTCCTAATTTTTCGGAAATATGCATAGCCAACGCTGTTTTCCCGGTACCGGAATTGCCACGTAAGTGAACGGCAAAGCCTGCCTTGATATAGGCTAACGCCCGGTTAGTAATGCCTTTAATATAATCACTT
This Pelorhabdus rhamnosifermentans DNA region includes the following protein-coding sequences:
- a CDS encoding AAA family ATPase yields the protein SDYIKGITNRALAYIKAGFAVHLRGNSGTGKTALAMHISEKLGRPIMLIHGDDELSTSDLIGGRCGFRVRKVMDNFIKSVLKTEEDMLQHWIDSR